A single window of Xylocopa sonorina isolate GNS202 chromosome 5, iyXylSono1_principal, whole genome shotgun sequence DNA harbors:
- the LOC143423575 gene encoding thromboxane A2 receptor isoform X4 has translation MSLTSTEVWNETLSMINSTLNSTLLVPHAALNPSKRHVTFAAQVVLTLVYITGVIGNISALVILFHRDKRRNRKHLLMLRCLATNDLVALLGMMVQMYITIYVGSVISTRGFCSLRVVWRLFGLFSGCVAIVMAAERWLALTRPFVYQKQVTYPVIVRCMMVLWVVALALTSLPIMGFGVYYKGDHCVRYREATEPADIAYAYVWFVFGTGLCLSIVWCNLAVSRALSRLSRKTGVLRRVTRSSSRAKPLLTVTGPPPEVVTTAEERAFAKLMAVLSISFVICWMPQMISIPLAQFALQLPQKALLARKLIRMFHLAADVLLCIHFTLDPYIYVLLRMQRPRFRLLKPLCKICWPARSRSSSFNDIEMGRQDESHPEGQLSG, from the exons ATGTCGCTCACCTCGACGGAGGTTTGGAACGAAACCTTGTCGATGATTAATTCGACGCTGAACTCGACCCTGTTGGTACCGCACGCCGCCCTGAACCCGTCAAAAAGGCACGTGACTTTTGCCGCTCAGGTGGTGCTCACCCTTGTGTACATAACCGGCGTTATCGGCAACATATCTGCTCTAGTCATTCTCTTTCATCGAGATAAG AGGAGAAATCGGAAACACTTGCTGATGCTGCGATGTTTGGCGACCAACGATCTCGTCGCATTGTTAGGCATGATGGTGCAAATGTACATCACGATCTATGTGGGCAGCGTGATATCCACGAGAGGATTTTGCTCCCTCCGTGTGGTGTGGAGGCTGTTTGGTTTATTCAGTGGTTGCGTCGCCATCGTGATGGCAGCTGAAAGGTGGCTAGCCTTGACCAGGCCCTTCGTTTATCAGAAG CAGGTGACGTACCCGGTTATTGTGCGATGCATGATGGTGCTTTGGGTAGTCGCTCTGGCGTTGACAAGCCTGCCGATTATGGGTTTTGGAGTGTACTACAAAGGCGACCACTGCGTTCGTTATAGGGAGGCCACCGAGCCAGCTGATATCGCCTACGCCTACGTCTGGTTTGTTTTCG GTACTGGTCTCTGCCTGTCGATAGTTTGGTGCAACTTGGCGGTTTCCAGAGCACTTAGCAGGCTGAGCCGCAAGACCGGCGTTCTGCGACGGGTAACGAGATCCTCTTCAAGAGCGAAACCACTTTTGACGGTCACGGGGCCACCGCCGGAAGTCGTCACCACCGCCGAGGAAAGGGCGTTCGCGAAATTAATGGCCGTGCTGTCCATATCCTTTGTCATCTGTTGGATGCCGCAAATG ATTTCCATCCCGTTGGCACAGTTCGCGCTGCAATTACCACAGAAGGCTCTACTCGCGCGAAAACTGATTCGTATGTTCCACCTGGCGGCCGACGTCCTCCTCTGCATCCACTTCACCCTCGACCCGTACATCTACGTACTGCTGAGGATGCAACGGCCGAGATTCCGTCTGCTGAAACCCCTCTGCAAGATCTGTTGGCCAGCCAGAAGCCGGTCGAGCTCGTTCAACG ATATAGAAATGGGCAGACAGGACGAGTCCCATCCCGAAGGACAACTCTCAGGCTAG
- the LOC143423575 gene encoding thromboxane A2 receptor isoform X3 — protein MSLTSTEVWNETLSMINSTLNSTLLVPHAALNPSKRHVTFAAQVVLTLVYITGVIGNISALVILFHRDKRRNRKHLLMLRCLATNDLVALLGMMVQMYITIYVGSVISTRGFCSLRVVWRLFGLFSGCVAIVMAAERWLALTRPFVYQKQVTYPVIVRCMMVLWVVALALTSLPIMGFGVYYKGDHCVRYREATEPADIAYAYVWFVFGTGLCLSIVWCNLAVSRALSRLSRKTGVLRRVTRSSSRAKPLLTVTGPPPEVVTTAEERAFAKLMAVLSISFVICWMPQMISIPLAQFALQLPQKALLARKLIRMFHLAADVLLCIHFTLDPYIYVLLRMQRPRFRLLKPLCKICWPARSRSSSFNGESRSTETQITYLEEMGTILVAQVGPIA, from the exons ATGTCGCTCACCTCGACGGAGGTTTGGAACGAAACCTTGTCGATGATTAATTCGACGCTGAACTCGACCCTGTTGGTACCGCACGCCGCCCTGAACCCGTCAAAAAGGCACGTGACTTTTGCCGCTCAGGTGGTGCTCACCCTTGTGTACATAACCGGCGTTATCGGCAACATATCTGCTCTAGTCATTCTCTTTCATCGAGATAAG AGGAGAAATCGGAAACACTTGCTGATGCTGCGATGTTTGGCGACCAACGATCTCGTCGCATTGTTAGGCATGATGGTGCAAATGTACATCACGATCTATGTGGGCAGCGTGATATCCACGAGAGGATTTTGCTCCCTCCGTGTGGTGTGGAGGCTGTTTGGTTTATTCAGTGGTTGCGTCGCCATCGTGATGGCAGCTGAAAGGTGGCTAGCCTTGACCAGGCCCTTCGTTTATCAGAAG CAGGTGACGTACCCGGTTATTGTGCGATGCATGATGGTGCTTTGGGTAGTCGCTCTGGCGTTGACAAGCCTGCCGATTATGGGTTTTGGAGTGTACTACAAAGGCGACCACTGCGTTCGTTATAGGGAGGCCACCGAGCCAGCTGATATCGCCTACGCCTACGTCTGGTTTGTTTTCG GTACTGGTCTCTGCCTGTCGATAGTTTGGTGCAACTTGGCGGTTTCCAGAGCACTTAGCAGGCTGAGCCGCAAGACCGGCGTTCTGCGACGGGTAACGAGATCCTCTTCAAGAGCGAAACCACTTTTGACGGTCACGGGGCCACCGCCGGAAGTCGTCACCACCGCCGAGGAAAGGGCGTTCGCGAAATTAATGGCCGTGCTGTCCATATCCTTTGTCATCTGTTGGATGCCGCAAATG ATTTCCATCCCGTTGGCACAGTTCGCGCTGCAATTACCACAGAAGGCTCTACTCGCGCGAAAACTGATTCGTATGTTCCACCTGGCGGCCGACGTCCTCCTCTGCATCCACTTCACCCTCGACCCGTACATCTACGTACTGCTGAGGATGCAACGGCCGAGATTCCGTCTGCTGAAACCCCTCTGCAAGATCTGTTGGCCAGCCAGAAGCCGGTCGAGCTCGTTCAACGGTGAGTCTCGTTCAACCGAAACGCAAATTACGTATTTAGAAGAGATGGGGACGATATTAGTCGCGCAAGTGGGACCGATCGCGTAG
- the LOC143423575 gene encoding thromboxane A2 receptor isoform X1 — MSLTSTEVWNETLSMINSTLNSTLLVPHAALNPSKRHVTFAAQVVLTLVYITGVIGNISALVILFHRDKRRNRKHLLMLRCLATNDLVALLGMMVQMYITIYVGSVISTRGFCSLRVVWRLFGLFSGCVAIVMAAERWLALTRPFVYQKQVTYPVIVRCMMVLWVVALALTSLPIMGFGVYYKGDHCVRYREATEPADIAYAYVWFVFGTGLCLSIVWCNLAVSRALSRLSRKTGVLRRVTRSSSRAKPLLTVTGPPPEVVTTAEERAFAKLMAVLSISFVICWMPQMISIPLAQFALQLPQKALLARKLIRMFHLAADVLLCIHFTLDPYIYVLLRMQRPRFRLLKPLCKICWPARSRSSSFNGTTDHQGSSGDPSTPITEAPSTPFSEEHDPQLVAV, encoded by the exons ATGTCGCTCACCTCGACGGAGGTTTGGAACGAAACCTTGTCGATGATTAATTCGACGCTGAACTCGACCCTGTTGGTACCGCACGCCGCCCTGAACCCGTCAAAAAGGCACGTGACTTTTGCCGCTCAGGTGGTGCTCACCCTTGTGTACATAACCGGCGTTATCGGCAACATATCTGCTCTAGTCATTCTCTTTCATCGAGATAAG AGGAGAAATCGGAAACACTTGCTGATGCTGCGATGTTTGGCGACCAACGATCTCGTCGCATTGTTAGGCATGATGGTGCAAATGTACATCACGATCTATGTGGGCAGCGTGATATCCACGAGAGGATTTTGCTCCCTCCGTGTGGTGTGGAGGCTGTTTGGTTTATTCAGTGGTTGCGTCGCCATCGTGATGGCAGCTGAAAGGTGGCTAGCCTTGACCAGGCCCTTCGTTTATCAGAAG CAGGTGACGTACCCGGTTATTGTGCGATGCATGATGGTGCTTTGGGTAGTCGCTCTGGCGTTGACAAGCCTGCCGATTATGGGTTTTGGAGTGTACTACAAAGGCGACCACTGCGTTCGTTATAGGGAGGCCACCGAGCCAGCTGATATCGCCTACGCCTACGTCTGGTTTGTTTTCG GTACTGGTCTCTGCCTGTCGATAGTTTGGTGCAACTTGGCGGTTTCCAGAGCACTTAGCAGGCTGAGCCGCAAGACCGGCGTTCTGCGACGGGTAACGAGATCCTCTTCAAGAGCGAAACCACTTTTGACGGTCACGGGGCCACCGCCGGAAGTCGTCACCACCGCCGAGGAAAGGGCGTTCGCGAAATTAATGGCCGTGCTGTCCATATCCTTTGTCATCTGTTGGATGCCGCAAATG ATTTCCATCCCGTTGGCACAGTTCGCGCTGCAATTACCACAGAAGGCTCTACTCGCGCGAAAACTGATTCGTATGTTCCACCTGGCGGCCGACGTCCTCCTCTGCATCCACTTCACCCTCGACCCGTACATCTACGTACTGCTGAGGATGCAACGGCCGAGATTCCGTCTGCTGAAACCCCTCTGCAAGATCTGTTGGCCAGCCAGAAGCCGGTCGAGCTCGTTCAACG GTACCACAGACCACCAAGGCAGTAGTGGTGATCCGTCGACCCCGATCACCGAGGCACCCTCCACGCCCTTCAGCGAGGAGCACGATCCTCAGTTAGTGGCGGTCTGA
- the LOC143423575 gene encoding prostaglandin E2 receptor EP3 subtype isoform X2 — protein sequence MSLTSTEVWNETLSMINSTLNSTLLVPHAALNPSKRHVTFAAQVVLTLVYITGVIGNISALVILFHRDKRRNRKHLLMLRCLATNDLVALLGMMVQMYITIYVGSVISTRGFCSLRVVWRLFGLFSGCVAIVMAAERWLALTRPFVYQKVTYPVIVRCMMVLWVVALALTSLPIMGFGVYYKGDHCVRYREATEPADIAYAYVWFVFGTGLCLSIVWCNLAVSRALSRLSRKTGVLRRVTRSSSRAKPLLTVTGPPPEVVTTAEERAFAKLMAVLSISFVICWMPQMISIPLAQFALQLPQKALLARKLIRMFHLAADVLLCIHFTLDPYIYVLLRMQRPRFRLLKPLCKICWPARSRSSSFNGTTDHQGSSGDPSTPITEAPSTPFSEEHDPQLVAV from the exons ATGTCGCTCACCTCGACGGAGGTTTGGAACGAAACCTTGTCGATGATTAATTCGACGCTGAACTCGACCCTGTTGGTACCGCACGCCGCCCTGAACCCGTCAAAAAGGCACGTGACTTTTGCCGCTCAGGTGGTGCTCACCCTTGTGTACATAACCGGCGTTATCGGCAACATATCTGCTCTAGTCATTCTCTTTCATCGAGATAAG AGGAGAAATCGGAAACACTTGCTGATGCTGCGATGTTTGGCGACCAACGATCTCGTCGCATTGTTAGGCATGATGGTGCAAATGTACATCACGATCTATGTGGGCAGCGTGATATCCACGAGAGGATTTTGCTCCCTCCGTGTGGTGTGGAGGCTGTTTGGTTTATTCAGTGGTTGCGTCGCCATCGTGATGGCAGCTGAAAGGTGGCTAGCCTTGACCAGGCCCTTCGTTTATCAGAAG GTGACGTACCCGGTTATTGTGCGATGCATGATGGTGCTTTGGGTAGTCGCTCTGGCGTTGACAAGCCTGCCGATTATGGGTTTTGGAGTGTACTACAAAGGCGACCACTGCGTTCGTTATAGGGAGGCCACCGAGCCAGCTGATATCGCCTACGCCTACGTCTGGTTTGTTTTCG GTACTGGTCTCTGCCTGTCGATAGTTTGGTGCAACTTGGCGGTTTCCAGAGCACTTAGCAGGCTGAGCCGCAAGACCGGCGTTCTGCGACGGGTAACGAGATCCTCTTCAAGAGCGAAACCACTTTTGACGGTCACGGGGCCACCGCCGGAAGTCGTCACCACCGCCGAGGAAAGGGCGTTCGCGAAATTAATGGCCGTGCTGTCCATATCCTTTGTCATCTGTTGGATGCCGCAAATG ATTTCCATCCCGTTGGCACAGTTCGCGCTGCAATTACCACAGAAGGCTCTACTCGCGCGAAAACTGATTCGTATGTTCCACCTGGCGGCCGACGTCCTCCTCTGCATCCACTTCACCCTCGACCCGTACATCTACGTACTGCTGAGGATGCAACGGCCGAGATTCCGTCTGCTGAAACCCCTCTGCAAGATCTGTTGGCCAGCCAGAAGCCGGTCGAGCTCGTTCAACG GTACCACAGACCACCAAGGCAGTAGTGGTGATCCGTCGACCCCGATCACCGAGGCACCCTCCACGCCCTTCAGCGAGGAGCACGATCCTCAGTTAGTGGCGGTCTGA